The sequence TCTGTCAGAGTGTGGAAATTAAAACCATCCCTGTAAAGATCTGCTGAATAAGGACTCCCCATTAGCCCGGTCCAAAATAGACCCACACAATGCGCCTCTAAATGTCTGAgctctggaaagaaaaaagaataatacTTAAGGGAGAATGATGCAAAGTCTTTTCTACAATGAGCTTGAGTCTGTCACTGATGGTTTACTTCTTCATTCATTCACAGAAAGCTGCCCTTTCACTGTACAGTAAAATCCCATTTATTCAAGTTAATATTTgcctaaactaaaaaaaaaaatctttaattatcTTGTCGCCAGCCTGAGAAATGCAACTCTGTTTAAGTTATAAGGCTCAAAACATCTTTTCTACTCAttccaaattaaattaaaaaagaaaaaaataataatctgaaaaaaatcaactctTAATTGCTTTACAGCCAGATAAGGAAATAGTGACTTGGCACATAAAAGGCTTTACTTTTATGTGTGAGAATTATCTTACCAAAGATAACgaggataaaaagaaaagtagccACTCCTGCTGTTATGTAGAACATGGTTTTGATGTGCTCTGCCAGCTCGTCCATGTCTTCCAAGTTAGGCACCAGGATTGGAGGTAAGAGGAACCCGATGGCACAGCCCATCTGTGTGTTAgagaacacagaaacacaaaattaaaaatgaaaagaagtgcCACCTTTTTTGTGATCTAAGCAGCACCAAAAGAAACTAGGATCACTTGGAATGTATGTGTGATGGAACTGAAATGAAGTGAGAGTAAAATGCTTTGAACGGGAGCTATTTAATTAAGCTAAATGGAATTGAAAATggacattttgatttaatatttgatagttcaaacaaactaaaagacCTTGTGGTAAACAGATAATTCAGTGCCAAATACCGTTATCAATATGTTATCAATAGTTATCAATATGTAAACTCTTAGGGGTATTTCAATTACGGCCAACAAAATATCACATTACAAATTTACACCAAATATAATAGACACAAGCATCGAAAATATGAGCACAACCTGcacatgaaatgtgttttgcttGCATTTTTGGATATATGTCCAGAGAGATATTTAACATCAACTGTACACAGTTGATGTTATCAACTGTAGAGGGAATTTCAAAGAATATAActtaaatcaaaactgaagcaaaacCCCGCAAAACTTTctgtaaaatgtcatttaaaaaatttcaaTCTCTGGTAAAAATCAAATTAAGACCCCCACAAAAACGTATTATCACTTAAAATGGTCCAGTTTGAACTGAGGTGTTTCACATGAGGAGCACACAATTAGAGCGTGATTACTCAGCATTTTTAAGGACGTTTTGCACTTTCTAGCCCTCAGACATACAGTTGGCTTGGTGTGCTCCAGAATGTTGAAGTGACACAAAGTGACCTGTCCAATCAGAAAGAGACAGCACAAGTTAAATTATCATAGGAGATTTGCAAGGAAAAAAACCTTTGAACtctaagaaaaacacaaacgccAGAGAACATGAAGACAAAAACCAGGAGTTCTGGAACAATGTTCTTTGGGCAGAATAGTTTTTGATACCACCAGAACAGAGGACATGTTTGgcttaagaaaaataaacttatgCCAACTCTAAATCATGGAAGTAAAAGTGTTATGGTTGCTTTGAAGCAGAATCTGGACAGGTCTGATATGTATCAGAGGCAGCCACGCTACAGTAAAACGTGaggcgtaaaaaaaaaaggactcaaaCTGAAGAACTGAACTGTTCTGTTCAGAACCTATCCAAAGTCCAGATCTTAATCTCACTGAGTTGCAGTGGTGTAACTTGCCAGAAATGACTCAAAGATCTCAAAGTTGAAAGTGAGAATACAAGATTAAGAGTTTTTTTCCAGCTAAAGTTGGTAGAATTACATGATGGTGTCctaaacttttccatattttagttattagtttgtttaatgaggaaaaagttatttttttggtgtCCACCATAAATTAACTAAAATTAACTTCCTGAAAAAAACTCTATATTAGATATGAACATGCTTGaataaaactaatgtttatgcAAGTGTCCTAATTCTTTCagacatttgtacattttacactttttcatAAAACTTGTGTAAAAGTGTGAGCGTAAGCAAATTATTTGTTAGACTTCAATATCACCAATCCACACATATTAGTTTCGCCTTGTTGAAATCAtcatcaaaaccaaaaaaaattttcCTCGCTAAAATGCACAAACTAAACCAAACTTAAACTTGAGAAAATAAGTAGAAAGATTATTTTTGATCAGTTGACTTCTTCAGACAAACCTGGTTTCCCAGAACCCCGATGGAACAAGCCGTTGAAACTTCGTTCTCTCCGAACCAAACTGAGGCAAGGTGAGAAGGAATACCAAGAACAAACACTGTGGCAACTGAGCACACAAACTGTCCAAAGAAGGTCACCAGGAACATATCCGGACTGGCACTGCTAACTTTTATCCAGGCACCGATGCAGTTAAAGGCTGACCCGGCAAGGACAACATCCCTGATTCCCCTGTCGTCCAGGAGCCAGAGGACGGGCAGAACAAGGGGCACGTATGTGAGCAGGTAGATCATAGACAACCAGTCGATGGCCAGGGCATCGACGTTGTAGAAGCGCATGAAAATGTTACTAATGATGCCATACTGGAGCCACATGAGGGCATTGTTAGCCGAGACTGCACTGAAGAGAAAAAGCATGACCCAGCGACGATGGTAAAGCTTGGTTTTGGCTATTTGGAACAGCTCAGCTTGGTCAGCCCCAACTTCCAATCTGGAGCCAGAGGAGAGTGTTCTGCCATGGGGCCCCGAGCTCCACTGCAGAGAAGCAAGGCCCAGAGAGGGACCCTTTGCAGCCTTGGACTGCAGCCATTCTTCAACGGTGAGTTCAGGATTTGCACGGTTTCCTTTCAAGGTATTGTTTTGAGGCATCTCAGCCGTCCTGAAGCGGGGCCCCTGCCTGGATCGGCCAAAGTGAGCTGTCTTAGGATTCCAGATTGTGCTTCCCAACCGCTTGCTTTCCAGTCTGGACACTGCAGAAAGATGCGAGCGCAGCTGGAATGAATAGTGGTGTGTCGTAACATGTGATCGTACTAGAATGCTCACATATTCATTACCATCAACCGTGTCAGGTGACACTTTTAAATGAGAAAGTCTAATTCTTCGGAAACCATTTCCAACACAGACTTCCAttagtaaaagtgaaaataactcTTCAACATAAAAGTCTTAAACAACTCTTGTAAAAACTAATGCTTGTAGACGGCAGAAACTTGctacaaatgttaatatttacaagtCTTTGCTACTTCTCAACACAAACTGCAAGCAACAGTCTATGTGATGTTTCTAAGGAAAAACTTACATCATACTTTCTAATATCCTGAAAATGAAGTCATTGTACTGGTCactgtgtttgtgcgtgtgtctttttttaaacatttttcaaagcttttgacagctaaaatgttttgttcctaTTTATTGAATCTCTTATTTGAACTTGCTCTCAGTTGCAACATCCCCAGCTCTGCATGATGGCCTCTTATTGTCAAATTCTTGACTCAAGAGATATTTCCACAGAAaactacactgctcaaaaaaataaagggaacacttaaacaacacaatataactagaagtaaatcaaacttctgtgaaatcaaactgtccacttaggaagcaacactgattgacaacggggaccctcgtcgggtcaatcagtgttgcttcctaagtggacagtttgatttcacagaagtttgatttacttggagttatattgtgttgtttaagtgttccctttattttttttgagcagtatattatGCTgagtgtgttaaaaaaatatatctccAGCAGATCTTCTCATACCTTGTGGCATTGACTAGAATAATTGAAATAGTACAATATTAGTTTATAGCacttatttcctttattttttccttctttcaatTTCTTTGTATATAAtattcccttctttttttcaaaattttatttatctatgCATCATGTATCACTAATTTATGTATGGTGTTTTAATActtacaaatttgtttttctcttgaataaaatgtttcttttttgcagttttgtagGTCATTAATTTCTACATATACTTACTGTGATAAGAAtgcaattattgaaataaaaattaaatatctatGTCAGTGATGCCATTCAGAACTCGTTTTGAGGTATTTGAACATATATAGTTTAAAGACTGGAAGTGGGTACTACAACATTTTGTAGACTTGtgctttttgtgttattttttattttttggttaatGTGCCACAATGATTGTTCTGTTGAGttatttatattctttatttttgattttggcAGTCCCGGTGCTCCATAAGTGAAGCAAGGACCTTAcagaaaatctttgaaaatgggtgattaattaatttgacCTATTTCTCCAGCACAGACTTGCATCACCTGATTCCCGAAGACTCCGATGGAGCAGGCGGTGGACACCTCCTCCGAACCGAACCACACAGAGGCGATTTTCGACGGCATCCCCAGGATGAAGACCTGCGCCAAGGAGCAGCAGAACTGCCCCAGGAAGGTGACGGCGAACAGATCGGACCGGACGCTGGCCACTTTGACCCACGTCCCGACGCAGTTGAGCGCCGTGCCCACCAGCGCGATCACCCGGAGCCCCTTTCTGTCCAGCAGCCAGGTCACCGGGAAGATCAACGGGATGTACGTCAGCATGTAGATCATCGACATCCAGTCTATGGTGAACGCTTCCACGTTGTAGAACTTCATGAAGATGTTTCCGATGATTCCGTACTGGATCCATTGATACGAGTTGCACAGCGAATAGGAGCTGAAGAGAAACACGATAATCCAGCGGCGTTTGTACAGACGGGTCGGCTGCGGCTCCCCGTGGCCGTCCTCTGAGCTCCGGTCGCCGGGGAGCTTAGACGCGTCGCCCGCCTCGAGCTTCGCATGGTTCGCCGAGTCTTCCGGATTTAGTTTAGTGTCTTCCAGCGTGTGTTTCTCGCTCATGTCTCAGGTCTTCTCAGTGGAATCAGTGATGCAGTACATAGAGGATCATGCAGTGCTTTCCAGTTGTGTCTCGTTTATATTATAACAactaaagctaaataaaacgATCAAAATGCGTTACAAATAactattttcagcaaaaaaagaaaaaaaaacgagttcAAGTCAAAACGTTTCTGTTTGTTACAAATGTATAACACATGAGTACAGTGCCGCTCAAAGTTTGCAGCGCGTTTCCTCCTCGAAAACAAGTTTAGTAGTCACACTGTTCCCCTCAAACTATAAATAAGCTCAGCATGAAAGTTCAGCGGAATATTTCATGAATAGATATAGATTTGGAGGTCGATGTAACACGTGTTTGGAAGCCCGCTCTGACCCTCCACCCGGACTCAAACTCGCCGCTTTGAAATCTTAAAAGAAGTCGGTTCAAGTCGGCCACCAGGGCGGAGTTtagtaatacaaaaaaagaacttCATCGAGGCTGTTTGAACAGTTCAGTTCAAGCTGCATAACATGGAATGAGATACGTTTTGGTATCTCCGTGAGCGAGCGAGATATCCTTATCTACTTTATTACAATAAGAGtcagtaataaaaatgaaaccaattaAAGCCAGTTTATTATTACACTTACTTCCTGCTTTAATACACTGCAGATAACAGGTCGTTTGATTTAGGCCACCAGGAGTGGAGCACAAGCAAAATGTGACAGTGGAGCTCAAGGGCCACAGTGAACCCTTATCCCCCACATACAGAGCAATCCacaaatgaattattttatgctttataaATATAAGCTACTGTAATTCGATCTCACACACTGTTAAACAGTGCCACCTAGAGGCGTCtgagcagagaaataaaacgTCTGTCACGTGGTGTCCCTGTTATCAGCACCTGTGTAGACTTTACACACACCCAGCTGTtctagcaaacaaaaaaaataacatgaaccCAGAAGGTTTACAGATgatgtttcagaaaaagaaaaagcataaaatttaataaatacatcCACTGGGTCTTCTCACTAACCATTCCTTCAtttccagccttttttttttttacatttacattcttTTTGTCCACAATCAACACTGTCAAGGCTCCTGAGCatttatgcacacacacacacacacgcacacacacacccacacacctacacacacatgcacacacaaaaacatattacaaacacaaagaacaCAAGACATGAGATGACAAAAGGTGCTCTctgaaatactaaaaataagcatttacaaatgtgagcacaatatttttcttttcctctctctttgtaAACATGGACTATTTGATAAACCTACTTACCAAGCCATTTAAATTCACATATGGATTCACAATCGGAAAGCAAAGAGACATgaagaagcaaaataaatagGTCTTGAATTCTACTGGTTACAGTTTGGGCTCGTTGTTTGACGGACAACTTAGCCTGTCTTGCCTTAACTATGtttcaacaataaacaaaaaagacacaagTCTCCTGTCAGTCTGTGTCTGTTGAGGTCAGTCATCTGTTTTAGCCGCAGGCCCTCGGGCAGGTCAGCGCTGGTAGTGTGGTACGGCGATGTGCTGGCGGTGGTAGCTGCTCTGATGGGGGGGGTAGAGGAGGTCCGGGGTCTGCGGGGCCAGCCCGGTGCACAGGGGCTCGTGGCTGCTCAGCACGGATGACAGGTAATTGGCCTCCTCTGTGAGCTGCTTCACCTCCTTCCTCAGGGCGGCATTCTCCTTCTCCAGGTTTTCACTTTCCTGGAAACACACATGGATAGGAATGTTAGATCGGAgctcaaaataacagaaagtgGTTCTGCGCTGCTACGCCAAGCTAGATAAATGATCAGCCAAACCAGTCGTTTTTAGGCTACTTTACATGACCTTGTGCTTAACAAGTCTTTTAAAACGTGTTGGCCAAAAGTAAGAAGTAAATGTCCTGTGACTCTATTAATGAGGGCACAACAAGCGTTGCCTGGTTACCACATctaggttttaaaaagttatggtTTCAAAACCGCACTGCTCCAATATTCCATTTCAAAGTCTTTTTAAGATGCCATATAAAGTGTCAGAGTGAGTTGTGTCTGCTGGACGGCGCATGGATCGGAGTGCCCCTTCCCAACCTGTTGCTGAACATAGCTGGTGCACTTTTTGCacaaaaagtaaactttttgtTGCTTGGAAGGTTATGCTTGcaaaaaacacagttaaataataaaaataacattagtGGGACTATAAATAGCTACATTATTCCAATGGATGTTGGGATAATTGTTTCTTGGATTGTGTCGTACCATTCCGTTtcacatatttgtgtttgtcGGTATATGCTATCGGAGTTTTGCTCGTTTTGT is a genomic window of Poecilia reticulata strain Guanapo linkage group LG21, Guppy_female_1.0+MT, whole genome shotgun sequence containing:
- the batf gene encoding basic leucine zipper transcriptional factor ATF-like, producing MAQGSDSNDASYKSPSPGSRPSSSDDVKKVMRREKNRIAAQKSRMRQTQKADSLHLESENLEKENAALRKEVKQLTEEANYLSSVLSSHEPLCTGLAPQTPDLLYPPHQSSYHRQHIAVPHYQR